The genomic segment TTACTCTGCGGATATTATGTTAAATGTTTTGGGGCTGGTTGTGGATACCGCTTGTCAAGGAAAATCTATCGGTGGTCAATTGCTGACAGAGTTAGAGCGACGTGCGAAGGCGCGTGGAATTTCTGTCATTCGCTTAAATTCTGGCGAGCAACGTTATGAAGCACACCGTTTTTATGAGAAACAAGGTTATCACTCAAATCATTCGCAAAAGCGCTTTTTGAAGTTTTTGTAATTCTGTCAGTTCAATGCGATTACCGTGAGCATTGAATCAGCGAATGGAGGGACTTATCAGCTTAGCTGAGAAGTCCGTCAGTATACTGACAGAGTGAAACTTACGAGCTGTCAGTAGATATTTATTGTGTAGATGAACGGGTTTGTTTATCTAGCAAGTTTTATGTTAAAATAAGTGGTCTAGGTTTTGAAAAGTAGAGATGAGCTCCGCTTTTCAAAGCCTATACGAGTTCGTCCCAAATTATTGATAATGAGGGGGAGTTGTGGTTATATTGTTTTATAATTTATTTTTTTAAGTAAAATAATATTAGAAATAGAAAATGAGAGAGAAATTAAATTTGGATTCAAAAAAATTACTTGAAGTTGTAGTGAAAGCTGCCGATGACAAAAAGGCATTGGATATTATTGCATTGGATGTTGCAGAAGTGTCGGGGATTGCTGATTATTTTGTGATTATGGAAGCGATGAATGCCCGTCAATTAGATGCAATTGCTGATAATATCGCAGACCAAGCAGAACTTGCTGGCGTACAAGCAGCAGGGCATATCGAAGGCGATGCACGCACAGGTTGGGTATTGATTGACCTTGGAGATATTGTTGTTAGCGTTTTTGGACATGATGAACGTAGTCATTTTAATCTTGAAAAACTCTGGTCTGATGCACCATTAGTAGATGTATCTGCTTATATTTCAGAATAGACGTGTTCCGAGACAGCCTTGCATTCACAAATTCGGTAGGACTAGGCAAAAAAAGCTGGATTTAATATTAGAATGAGCTTAAAATCAGCTTGCTCATTTTATTAGTCATTCTGAAATTGGTGGGTTATGGTGCGAAGCACCGTAAATCATTGTATCTTTTTACAATGGGTTAGCGATAGAATAGATTCAATCTGTGAAAAAGTCTTACTGACCGCTTTGTCAGTAATATTTTTTGTATTTGTCAGTACTGACAGAAGGAATGGTGAGATAAAAATGAGTTTTTATGAAGATTTTTCTAAAGTCTACGACCAAGTGATGGACCAAGAGTTGTACGACCAATGGTTGGCTTTTACATTGCGCCATCTTCCGAAACAAACACAGTCCATTTTTGAATTAGCCTGCGGTTCAGGAGCTTTGTCCGTCCGTTTGGCAAAGCAAGGCTATGCTGTTACGGGCCTTGACATTTCAAAGGAAATGCTGACTCTTGCGAGTAATAAGGCACATGATGCGGGTGTAAAAATTAGTTTTACGGCGGGAGATATGCGAAAACTTTCAAGTTCAGCAAAATTTGATGCGGTGACATGTTATTCAGATTCGCTCTGTTATTTGGTGGATTTAGATGAGATACAACAGACTTTTGACGGTGTTTATGACCTTCTTTGTGACGGTGGGACATTCATCTTTGATGTGCATTCAACTTATCAAGTTGATGAAGTTTTTCCAGGTTATTCTTATCATGAAAATGCAGAAGACTTTGCATTTCTTTGGGACTCTTTTGAAGGAGAGGTGCCACATTCAATTGTGCA from the Lactococcus allomyrinae genome contains:
- a CDS encoding class I SAM-dependent DNA methyltransferase, with the translated sequence MSFYEDFSKVYDQVMDQELYDQWLAFTLRHLPKQTQSIFELACGSGALSVRLAKQGYAVTGLDISKEMLTLASNKAHDAGVKISFTAGDMRKLSSSAKFDAVTCYSDSLCYLVDLDEIQQTFDGVYDLLCDGGTFIFDVHSTYQVDEVFPGYSYHENAEDFAFLWDSFEGEVPHSIVHELSFFIQDKAGKFIRRDEVHEERTYPIEDYLSRLATAGFSEVMVCADFEDKAPVEDSRRWFFVCKK
- the rsfS gene encoding ribosome silencing factor → MDSKKLLEVVVKAADDKKALDIIALDVAEVSGIADYFVIMEAMNARQLDAIADNIADQAELAGVQAAGHIEGDARTGWVLIDLGDIVVSVFGHDERSHFNLEKLWSDAPLVDVSAYISE
- a CDS encoding GNAT family N-acetyltransferase, translating into MIRKAEMKDVVDITRLSAVLGYPVSQSVIKQNLSRLLLDERHEFWVYELDDTVIGFIEAETYEAVYSADIMLNVLGLVVDTACQGKSIGGQLLTELERRAKARGISVIRLNSGEQRYEAHRFYEKQGYHSNHSQKRFLKFL